One Lytechinus pictus isolate F3 Inbred chromosome 11, Lp3.0, whole genome shotgun sequence genomic window, GTTGGTGCCATccaagaaaatgacattgagGGTAGACTTGGAAACAACAATTGGTAAGATTATCTCATACATAATCGTATTATTAATACTCCGTAACTAGTACCCTGAGTGTCTGAAAAAGATGTCTCATCTGAGAAGGTCGGATTGGAAGTGACGGAGCACTAGCGTGCGCTGCAGCCGCTGCTACCCGACGCTTCCGGCTGGAAACACAGCTCAGTTACGTTGCTATTAAAAGCCGAAACGAGGCTGGTGAACGGATCTGAGCTGTGGCTGCTGCCCGATGCTTTGACCTGAGCTGAGGCGCTTCGAATTCGATGGAGTGAACTAGGAATCATTTTACTTGACCTAACACTTGGTATCTTGCAGTCTaataaatgttttcattttgtttttcaaatttctgttgtTCATGCAGGTGTTCATGCAGCGGAGGATGCCAAGCGATGCCTCGAGTTGTCGAGTCGTACTGCTGCAAAGAAGTGGCTCAGGTAGTGGCGATGATGGACCAGTACACTGCTGCAGAACTGAACTGCATCACAGAGCACCCTGGCTTTGAAGGGGTTTGTTTAAATCCGTGGGTTTTAGACACTGCATACTTAGGGTATCGTCAGCAATATGGTGACAGAGCACGGCATGATGCAACTGAAAATGAGTGAGTGTTTTTTCATGAACAATTGCACTTATTTTCTGCAATCTAATAttggaataagaaaaaaattataaaaaaaaacatgatttttatcaaCTCAAAATACTCAATTGTCCTGAATGGTATCATGTTttatatcatttaaaattatgaaaatatgtatCATAAGACATAAGGTAAGTGTTGTAATGAGCTACggtgatatatatttttgaatggTTATTTCCATTAGCAGTCttcaattttattcttttttgacTCAGAGGTGTTAACTACAACCCCCTCCTTACTTATGAATCACCTAAAATATATGCACATGTAGTAGTCAGcataggcgggggggggggagggaacgTGTCCCcaccccctaaatttgaggtggggggacgatcccccctaaatttttatttgatcaccttttttttgcttgtcaaaagattttcttgtcccccccccctaaaattttggttgataactttttttattgggggggggggggttgcttgtcaaaaaatgttggtaATCCCCCTAGATTTTTTGACTTCCGCCGCTAATGGTAGTCAGTAGGATTTAGGGGAAATTTTAATGATGTAGATTTAGAAATCATGTGATGTTCTGTATCTGATTTActtatttttaatttctatttattttttgtaggaAACACAGGCACGTTGGCTATCGGCAGCTCGCAAGATGGTGTTGGGGATTTCTAGGGAGATCTGTGCGCGTCCCCCTACCTTCCTGTGCGGTGACTCACATCCGAGCTACTTATCCATCGGACATTTACAGAGGTTTTGAAGATGCGTAGACCTTTTTTATGTTGATTTCAATGAAGGCGCCTCTGAATCAACAGAGACATACATGATTGATTCCATGACAAGGACTGGATGTACTTAAGTCTTAAACATTTTATCGAGTGCCATTATTTTGTGATCTCTCAActaga contains:
- the LOC129269815 gene encoding uncharacterized protein LOC129269815; translation: MSDLSGSESEYDPAHLSSDQDSPWSNSESEQEEEFARENQVEAGPDIPAGMQAAGILPYQFEPEFQPGEEIQNVGAIQENDIEGRLGNNNWCSCSGGCQAMPRVVESYCCKEVAQVVAMMDQYTAAELNCITEHPGFEGVCLNPWVLDTAYLGYRQQYGDRARHDATENEKHRHVGYRQLARWCWGFLGRSVRVPLPSCAVTHIRATYPSDIYRGFEDA